The nucleotide sequence CACAAAGGGCACAAAGCCAGTTCCTGGTGCTTTATGACCTCCAGGCAGGCTTCGCCAATCGGTCTTACAGTGATTTTCAGAGGAATCAGCCACATTGTCTGGGCGTTGGGTAACAGGTACCGGGTGTGGCGAAATCAATTAATAACTGCTACAAAAATTAATAACTGCTACAAAGCCTATTCGAAAACTTCCTCAGTCTGGGTTTGGGCTTTGACAGGTTGGGCTTTCGGATGGGCTTTTGGTTCTGTTTCAGCAAAGTATCTTCATATCAATTTACATTCCTCAGGGCATTATTGTCAGGGCGCGCCTTCCTCCGCCACTATAACTTTGTCAGGGAATTGTTTGTAGTGCTTGCTTCAGCAAGCCAACTGAAGTTGGCACTACAAACTAAAGATTGTTGGCTGACACGGTATAAATGGAAGCCCTGCCATTCCCCAGATAGCTGCCGCCGTTGCCAGCAACAGGATCAGCCCCATTCCACCTGCCAGGGGTTTTCCAGATAAGCCGGTCATCCATTCTGGATTGCGTCCGGTATAGGCCAAGATTTGAGCCGTATCCAGGCTTGCTATACCCCATATCCAGCCTGCATGTAATCCAATAGCTAAACCCAGGTTGCCGCTGTCAACCCACCGGGCCAGCACCAGCACCATTCCCATTAACCACAACCCTGGTAGCTGGGGAACGGCTTCTTTCCCTTCCCAGACCAGATGCAGGACTGCAAAGATGAAACTGGAACCTGTGGCTGCCAGCCAGAGAGGAGAAGACGTCTGGAGTTGATTAAGCAGGAATCCACGAAACACCAGTTCTTCAATCAGGCTGACCAGTAGCCCCACCAGCAGTGGAATTGGCAGGGCTGTTAGCAACCGCTGCCAGCCCTGTTCCGGCCAGCTCACCCAGCCCAGGACCCCCTCCAGCGCGACTAACACCCCAACGCCAAAAGCCCCAAGGAATAGACCAGGGATGACCGAGAGGAGAGTGGACGATTCCCAGCCCAACCCATAGGTTGAAAAGGTTGTTCCTTGCAATGCTGCGATCGCCCACAAAAGGAAGGGAGCCAGCAGGTAGAGGGACAGAACCAGCGGCAGTTTTTGCTCAACGGTTAAAGGGCTGGGAGGACGCCATTGGAGCACCATCGCCAGGGGAATGGCAACTGGCAACCAGAACAGGACCCAGGCAGTAAAAAAGATGGCAATTGTGGCGATCGCAGATTGATGCGCCAGATACGCGGTTAGCCAGCTCAGAAATTCAGAAGTGTCCATAAATTCGGTTGGATACAGTCCAGTAATCTGCACTGGCTCAACGCTGGGCAGCGATGAGTTTTAGCGATACGTTGATGATTCAACCGGGCTTTAACCTTAGCCCTGGCATGATTCTCACATATAAGAGAGCTTATACCGATTAAACAAAGGATGAGTCTGATACCCGATTGAATGCTTTGCGCTGTAGGGCGTCTACAATCTAGATCGGAAACCCGAAATCGAAAATGGCATTACTTTCAGGTTTGAACCCATCCAGAAAAACCACACAACAGGCAATATTACTCACATTACCCCATAAGTTTTAGATTTTCATGGGAAGATTGCTTGCAATCAGCAGGATCTTTTAGACAAAACTTAAAAATGATTTCCTCAAACACCCCGATTCACGGATTTCCTTACTCATTTTTGGCATAGGAACCGTTACTTTCCCCTTTCCCTGAATCAAGTTGAATCAGATGAATGTGTTTGTAACCCAGCTTAATTTCAAACTCGTCTCCAGGCTTCAAGCCCATTGCCTGAGTATAAGCTGCTCCAATGACTATCTGCCCATTTTTATGGACACTAACGCGATAGGTTGGTTCACGCCCCCGGCCATCTTTTGCCCCTTCAGGGCTGAGTGGAATCCCCCTCGCGGCTAATACCGCATCATAAAAATCTGTGAGATTGACACGAGTCTGGTTATTTTTTGTAACAGTATAGTAGCCACAACGCTTGGCTGTTTCACGACGTGGCAAATGGGAAAGTTCCTTAACTTTTTGGAGCAGCGCTTTTCCTGTCAATGGTGTCGTGGCGGTATCACTCATCTTGATAACCTGAGAGTTCCAGGGAATGGGGGGCGATGAACAAATTTTAGGGGCGTCATCCTACATAATAAAAAATATATCCTTTAATCCCTCTGGTTTGACAATAATTTTTTATAGCAATTTCTTTCTGGTTTTTAAGTATTTACCTGGGGCACTCTTTCGCTTCCTCTCAGGTTTCTGTCCCTACTCTCTTTCAGCATCGATGGAGCAGAAATCTGCTGAAACAAATAACGTGGTTGCGTTATATCCGGGCTGGTTGCGCTTAGACTAGAAATATGAATCTAACTGATATTGAGAATGCAAGTTTGCTTCAAAATTATTCGTCAAGAACAATCTGCTCCTCCAAAAGTTCAAACCTATTTTCTAGATGTTGACCCCAGTTCTACAATCCTGGACTGTTTAAACCGAATCAAGTGGGAGCAGGATGGAACCTTAGCATTCCGTAAAAATTGTCGAAATACAATTTGCGGTAGCTGTTCGATGCGAATTAATGGGCGTTCGGCATTAGCTTGCAAAGAAAACATAAGAGGGGAACTGGAACGGTTGAAACAAATTTCCTCAAACATGTTGGCGATTGCAGAGTCTGCTCCATCAGGTTTAGATGCCCCCCCGGAAATTATGCTGGCACCCATGGGCAACCTGCCGGTGATCAAAGATCTGATAGTGGACATGCAGAGGTTTTGGGCAAACCTCCAGACAATCGATCCCTACGTCAGCACGGCGGGGCGACAGATGCCTGAACGGGAGTTTTTGCAGACCCCAGAGGAACGGGCACGCCTGAACCAGTCAGGCAACTGCATCCTCTGCGGAGCCTGCTATTCCGAATGCAACGCCTGTGAGGTAGATTCCAGTTTTGTCGGACCCCATGCTCTGGCAAAAGCCTATCGCCTGGTTGCAGACTCCCGGGACCAGCAAACAGAGGAACGCTTGGAGAAATACAATCGTGGCACTGAAGGGGTCTGGGGCTGTACTCGCTGCTATTATTGCAATGCGGTATGCCCGATGGGAGTAGCCCCCCTCGACCAGATTGGCAAAATCAAAGAAGCCATTCTGGATCGCAAGAATGCCCAGACCAATCGTTCGATTCGTCACCGCAAAGTCCTGATTGATCTGGTCAAACAGGGGGGGTGGATTGATGAGCGTCGATTTGGTTTACAGGTGGTGGGCAATTCCTTTCGTGACCTCAAAGGATTGTTGAGTCTCGGTCCATTGGGGCTGAGGATGGTGACAAGAGGTAAGTTTCCCCTCCACTTTGAGAAATCTGAGGGAACCGATACGGTGCGATCGCTGATTGAAACCGTCCAGACCCTTGACCCTGCGCAGCAAGTTGAAGATACAACAACAGACACTCCTGAACCTGTAGGTGGCTAATTATGAGTTCTGAAACTCCTCCCAAACCATCCATAGACCCTGTAAATCAGCCAGAACCTGCCTTTGGTTGGACTCCCTATGCCGAGCAGATTAACGGGCGTTTTGCCATGATTGGGTTTATCGCTCTGCTGATTCTGGAATTCTTTACCCGGCAGGATTTGATCACCTGGCTGGGGTTGCGATAGCAGAAAGCCAGGAGTCAGTGGGGAGAAACAGATTTACGCCGAGGTCTACTAGCTGGATGGATTCGTCTTAGTTTTGATCTGGGCAGCCATTGTTTCCAAGGTTTTTTTTTCGCGCTTCAGTTTTTCTTCCATTTCCTGAACCTGTTCACGACGGGCTTCCAGTTCCAAAGACCGTCGATTCAGTTCCTGGCTCTGGAGAGTCAGGGACTGCCGCCACTGCTCCGCCCGTTCAGTTTCCTGCTGCAAGAAGGCAGGTGTGATACCACTAACCAGAAACTTTTGGACAATCTCTAATACCCAGTTCTTGGCATCTTTGACCGTCAATACCTGGCGAGTATTGGAAAGCTCCACTAAAACAAGTAATCCTTCGCTGAAATTATTGGCTTCTGTAGAGAGGACAATTTCTTCTTCTGTCACAACAGTCCAGGCGTTTTCAGATTTTTGGCCGGCAAGCAGAAGAAACCCTGCTTTGCCTAAAAATCCCTTTTTCTGCACCTGTGCCAGATATTGCATTAACTTAATCTCTCTAACCCTGGGGTCATCTTTTAAGAATAACCATATACCCCTCTCACTCAGGCTTCAAGGGGGATCTGGCTGATTTGCCAATAAATTTATGCGTCCGGGTGCCATCTTTACTGGATTCCTACCAGATTTTTATCAGAGGACGCTTTAAAAGTCTATCTGTTTATTCAGTTTTTGCCCTCTACTTCTTCCAAAGTCTATCCGAATAGAGCAATCCCATCTGAGTTATACTACCAACTTAAATAGAGAATCAAGCAGGTCCCCGATTGAACAGGAACATCGACGAATACTGCCCTGCCGGCGCGAACTCAATGTTCTCTGTGTCTCTGTGGTTAATTTCCAGGTTTTGCGTTGATTGCATCCACGAGCCGGATCTCAACGAGAGATTGGAGATTCTGTCCACCAGATTGCCTGACTATGGCACTGAACTGAAAAGGCGGGCATACAGGTAAGCAATCAGCTCAGAGATGACGGTTCTTGTTCCTGCACTGGAAGTCCACCATCGTTGGGGGTCATATTCTGGATCTGGGGTAGGAATAATGCCAACCTTGATGGTGGATTCGAATGTTTTCCGATACAGTAACCAGCTACGACGCGCATGAGGACCCTGAGTCCACAGGTTGATGCTGCGAATGTCGGGACGATCGCGGTCAAGCCACTGTTTAACAGCGATCGCCGCCGCATTGGTGCGGTCTCTGGTCACCCGGTTAGCGGGAACTGCAACCAGTTTTTCCTGTTCCAATCCTAGAGCAACCAGGGTTGCCGCCGATATTTCAGCATAGGTTTTATACTTTGCCAGGTAAAAACCCACAGGCAGCCGTCCTCCAGTCGTAATCAGCAACTTATAGGGCTGGGAACGAAACTCGGTCATTGCCGCCTTCAAACTTTCGTCC is from Leptothermofonsia sichuanensis E412 and encodes:
- a CDS encoding chlorophyll a/b-binding protein → MSSETPPKPSIDPVNQPEPAFGWTPYAEQINGRFAMIGFIALLILEFFTRQDLITWLGLR
- a CDS encoding CPBP family intramembrane glutamic endopeptidase; this encodes MDTSEFLSWLTAYLAHQSAIATIAIFFTAWVLFWLPVAIPLAMVLQWRPPSPLTVEQKLPLVLSLYLLAPFLLWAIAALQGTTFSTYGLGWESSTLLSVIPGLFLGAFGVGVLVALEGVLGWVSWPEQGWQRLLTALPIPLLVGLLVSLIEELVFRGFLLNQLQTSSPLWLAATGSSFIFAVLHLVWEGKEAVPQLPGLWLMGMVLVLARWVDSGNLGLAIGLHAGWIWGIASLDTAQILAYTGRNPEWMTGLSGKPLAGGMGLILLLATAAAIWGMAGLPFIPCQPTIFSL
- a CDS encoding succinate dehydrogenase/fumarate reductase iron-sulfur subunit; its protein translation is MQVCFKIIRQEQSAPPKVQTYFLDVDPSSTILDCLNRIKWEQDGTLAFRKNCRNTICGSCSMRINGRSALACKENIRGELERLKQISSNMLAIAESAPSGLDAPPEIMLAPMGNLPVIKDLIVDMQRFWANLQTIDPYVSTAGRQMPEREFLQTPEERARLNQSGNCILCGACYSECNACEVDSSFVGPHALAKAYRLVADSRDQQTEERLEKYNRGTEGVWGCTRCYYCNAVCPMGVAPLDQIGKIKEAILDRKNAQTNRSIRHRKVLIDLVKQGGWIDERRFGLQVVGNSFRDLKGLLSLGPLGLRMVTRGKFPLHFEKSEGTDTVRSLIETVQTLDPAQQVEDTTTDTPEPVGG
- a CDS encoding AbrB family transcriptional regulator, which codes for MSDTATTPLTGKALLQKVKELSHLPRRETAKRCGYYTVTKNNQTRVNLTDFYDAVLAARGIPLSPEGAKDGRGREPTYRVSVHKNGQIVIGAAYTQAMGLKPGDEFEIKLGYKHIHLIQLDSGKGESNGSYAKNE
- a CDS encoding ElyC/SanA/YdcF family protein, which produces MPGSPRPSIQLLCRRQRWVLTAQGWLVVLFSLVLVMTGIFFNLYPFLAVNAPVQADALVVEGWLQDESLKAAMTEFRSQPYKLLITTGGRLPVGFYLAKYKTYAEISAATLVALGLEQEKLVAVPANRVTRDRTNAAAIAVKQWLDRDRPDIRSINLWTQGPHARRSWLLYRKTFESTIKVGIIPTPDPEYDPQRWWTSSAGTRTVISELIAYLYARLFSSVP